Proteins from one Halopseudomonas pelagia genomic window:
- a CDS encoding YebC/PmpR family DNA-binding transcriptional regulator, which produces MAGHSKWANIKHRKAAQDAKRGKVFNKLIRELTVAAKLGGPEPADNPRLRSAVDKSLTANMTRDTIDRAIARGAGSNDADNMEELTYEGYGAGGVAILVEVMTDNHNRTVSEVRHAFNKCGGNLGTDGSVAYLFTRRGQISYAPGVDEDALMEASLEAGAEDVLSNDDGSIEVFTTFEEFGAVKDSLDARGFEADAADLSMIPATTTELDLDTAEKVIRLIDMLEDLDDVQNVYSNAEIPDAVLEQMS; this is translated from the coding sequence ATGGCCGGACATTCCAAATGGGCCAATATCAAGCACCGCAAGGCGGCCCAGGATGCCAAGCGCGGCAAGGTGTTCAACAAGCTGATCCGCGAGCTGACTGTGGCGGCCAAATTGGGCGGTCCTGAGCCGGCAGATAATCCGCGGCTGCGCTCGGCGGTGGACAAGTCGCTGACCGCCAACATGACCCGTGACACCATTGACCGCGCCATCGCGCGCGGGGCTGGCAGTAACGACGCCGACAATATGGAAGAGCTGACCTATGAAGGTTATGGCGCCGGCGGTGTAGCGATTCTGGTCGAGGTGATGACTGATAATCACAATCGCACTGTCAGTGAGGTACGTCACGCGTTCAATAAATGCGGCGGCAATCTGGGTACGGATGGATCGGTTGCCTATCTGTTTACTCGCCGTGGTCAGATCAGCTACGCCCCAGGTGTGGATGAAGACGCGCTGATGGAAGCATCGCTGGAAGCGGGCGCCGAGGACGTGTTGAGCAACGACGATGGCTCTATCGAGGTGTTCACCACCTTCGAGGAATTCGGTGCGGTCAAGGACAGCCTTGATGCGCGCGGGTTCGAAGCAGATGCTGCGGACCTCAGCATGATTCCCGCGACCACGACCGAACTGGATCTGGATACCGCCGAGAAAGTCATCCGGCTGATCGATATGCTGGAGGACCTGGACGATGTGCAGAACGTTTACAGCAATGCGGAGATTCCCGATGCGGTGCTGGAGCAGATGAGTTAG